One stretch of Daphnia pulicaria isolate SC F1-1A chromosome 6, SC_F0-13Bv2, whole genome shotgun sequence DNA includes these proteins:
- the LOC124343546 gene encoding collagen alpha-1(X) chain-like, whose protein sequence is MWIWAFVSLVLASVLAAPQYGQPPAAGETVSITKEQWATLNPHGSGATYEIQKQWESFYEYLPWLKGPPGPPGPPGSSDGGAYGGSSYSQPQVIPGPPGPPGPPGPAGYKGDAGAPGAPGYSGGPGPQGPAGKPGSPGYPGEKGTPGYNGAPGAPGKPGYNGEKGTPGYNGAPGLPGGPGLPGKDGYNGAPGPAGPKGEAGPPGYTIPSKIPGPPGAPGYPGKDGAPGYPGGPGPVGPVGPAGLQGAPGKPGTNGYPGGPGPKGDAGTPGYAGAPGKDGYPGAPSKIPGPPGPVGPAGSPGYNGAPGKDGLPGGPGYPGKDGKPGAPGYTGAPGQPGKPGKDGLPGPAGTPGYPGGPGPVGPLGKPGAPGYPGGPGPVGPVGPLGPVGPQGKPGSPGYPGGPGPAGPLGPVGPVGPQGKPGSPGYPGPAGPAGPAGSPGQTYEAPAPAYPAPAYPAPAPIYQQPIYEPPAPSYG, encoded by the exons aTGTGGATTTGG gcatttgtttcacttgtgctTGCATCCGTATTGGCTGCACCCCAATACGGACAACCACCAGCTGCAGGCGAAACCGTCTCTATTACAAAGGAACAGTGGGCCACTCTTAATCCTCATGGGTCAGGAGCAACGTACGAAATACAGAAACAGTGGGAAAGTTTCTATGAATACCTTCCATGGTTGAAGGGACCACCAGGCCCACCAGGCCCACCTGGATCATCTGACGGTGGTGCCTACGGAGGTTCTAGCTACTCACAACCTCAAGTTATCCCTGGACCACCCGGCCCACCTGGACCTCCAGGACCTGCTGGATATAAGGGAGATGCTGGGGCTCCAGGAGCTCCTGGCTACTCTGGAGGACCCGGACCTCAAGGCCCTGCTGGCAAACCTGGTTCACCTGGCTATCCTGGAGAAAAAGGAACACCAGGCTACAATGGAGCTCCCGGAGCACCTGGTAAACCTGGCTACAACGGAGAAAAGGGAACCCCTGGTTACAATGGAGCACCTGGTTTACCTGGAGGCCCTGGACTTCCCGGCAAAGACGGTTACAATGGAGCTCCCGGACCTGCAGGACCTAAAGGTGAAGCTGGCCCACCAGGTTACACTATCCCATCCAAGATCCCAGGCCCACCAGGTGCACCTGGCTACCCGGGCAAAGACGGAGCTCCTGGTTACCCTGGTGGTCCCGGACCCGTTGGCCCAGTTGGCCCTGCTGGACTTCAAGGAGCTCCTGGCAAACCGGGCACCAATGGTTATCCTGGAGGTCCCGGACCTAAGGGAGACGCTGGAACTCCTGGTTATGCTGGAGCCCCAGGCAAAGATGGATACCCCGGCGCACCTAGCAAGATCCCTGGTCCACCTGGTCCCGTTGGACCTGCTGGATCCCCTGGCTACAATGGCGCTCCTGGCAAGGATGGTCTCCCTGGCGGCCCTGGATACCCAGGCAAAGATGGAAAGCCCGGAGCTCCTGGATACACTG GTGCACCTGGCCAACCAGGTAAGCCCGGTAAAGATGGTCTTCCCGGCCCTGCCGGAACTCCTGGTTACCCTGGCGGCCCAGGCCCCGTTGGCCCACTAGGTAAACCCGGTGCTCCTGGATACCCTGGTGGTCCAGGACCAGTTGGTCCAGTAGGACCTCTCGGCCCAGTCGGCCCACAAGGCAAACCAGGCAGTCCAGGTTACCCAGGTGGCCCTGGACCAGCTGGTCCTCTTGGACCTGTTGGACCCGTCGGACCTCAAGGTAAACCAGGATCCCCTGGTTATCCAGGTCCCGCTGGACCAGCAGGACCTGCCGGTTCTCCAGGCCAGACTTACGAAGCACCGGCCCCGGCTTACCCAGCTCCAGCTTATCCGGCACCAGCTCCCATCTATCAACAGCCCATTTACGAGCCCCCAGCACCAAGCTATGGTTAA
- the LOC124343550 gene encoding collagen alpha-1(X) chain-like: MWLWAFVSLVLASVLAAPQYGQPPAAGETVSITKEQWATLNPHGSGATYEIQKQWESFYEYLPWLKGPPGPPGPPGSSDGGAYGGSSYSQPQVIPGPPGPPGPPGPAGYKGDAGAPGAPGYSGGPGPQGPAGKPGSPGYPGEKGTPGYNGAPGAPGKPGYNGEKGTPGYNGAPGLPGGPGLPGKDGYNGAPGPAGPKGEAGPPGYTIPSKIPGPPGAPGYPGKDGAPGYPGGPGPVGPVGPAGLQGAPGKPGTNGYPGGPGPKGDAGTPGYAGAPGKDGYPGAPSKIPGPPGPVGPAGSPGYNGAPGKDGLPGGPGYPGKDGKPGAPGYTGAPGQPGKPGKDGLPGPTGTPGYPGGPGPVGPLGKPGAPGYPGGPGPVGPVGPLGPVGPQGKPGSPGYPGGPGPAGPLGPVGPVGPQGKPGSPGYPGPAGPAGPAGSPGQTYEAPAPAYPAPAYPAPAPIYQQPIYEPPAPSYG; the protein is encoded by the exons atgtggCTTTGG gcatttgtttcacttgtgctTGCATCCGTATTGGCTGCACCCCAATACGGACAACCACCAGCTGCAGGCGAAACCGTCTCTATTACAAAGGAACAGTGGGCCACTCTTAATCCTCATGGGTCAGGAGCAACGTACGAAATACAGAAACAGTGGGAAAGTTTCTATGAATACCTTCCATGGTTGAAGGGACCACCAGGCCCACCAGGCCCACCTGGATCATCTGACGGTGGTGCCTACGGAGGTTCTAGCTACTCACAACCTCAAGTTATCCCTGGACCACCCGGCCCACCTGGACCTCCAGGACCTGCTGGATATAAGGGAGATGCTGGGGCTCCAGGAGCTCCTGGCTACTCTGGAGGACCCGGACCTCAAGGCCCTGCTGGCAAACCTGGTTCACCTGGCTATCCTGGAGAAAAAGGAACACCAGGCTACAATGGAGCTCCCGGAGCACCTGGTAAACCTGGCTACAACGGAGAAAAGGGAACCCCTGGTTACAATGGAGCACCTGGTTTACCTGGAGGCCCTGGACTTCCCGGCAAAGACGGTTACAATGGAGCTCCCGGACCTGCAGGACCTAAAGGTGAAGCTGGCCCACCAGGTTACACTATCCCATCCAAGATCCCAGGCCCACCAGGTGCACCTGGCTACCCGGGCAAAGACGGAGCTCCTGGTTACCCTGGTGGTCCCGGACCCGTTGGCCCAGTTGGCCCTGCTGGACTTCAAGGAGCTCCTGGCAAACCGGGCACCAATGGTTATCCTGGAGGTCCCGGACCTAAGGGAGACGCTGGAACTCCTGGTTATGCTGGAGCCCCAGGCAAAGATGGATACCCCGGCGCACCTAGCAAGATCCCTGGTCCACCTGGTCCCGTTGGACCTGCTGGATCCCCTGGCTACAATGGCGCTCCTGGCAAGGATGGTCTCCCTGGCGGCCCTGGATACCCAGGCAAAGATGGAAAGCCCGGAGCTCCTGGATACACTG GTGCACCTGGCCAACCAGGTAAGCCCGGTAAAGATGGTCTTCCCGGCCCTACCGGAACTCCTGGTTACCCTGGCGGCCCAGGCCCCGTTGGCCCACTAGGTAAACCCGGTGCTCCTGGATACCCTGGTGGTCCAGGACCAGTTGGTCCAGTAGGACCTCTCGGCCCAGTCGGCCCACAAGGCAAACCAGGCAGTCCAGGTTACCCAGGTGGCCCTGGACCAGCTGGTCCTCTTGGACCTGTTGGACCCGTCGGACCTCAAGGTAAACCAGGATCCCCTGGTTATCCAGGTCCCGCTGGACCAGCAGGACCTGCCGGTTCTCCAGGCCAGACTTACGAAGCACCGGCCCCGGCTTACCCAGCTCCAGCTTATCCGGCACCAGCTCCCATCTATCAACAGCCCATTTACGAGCCCCCAGCACCAAGCTATGGTTAA
- the LOC124343545 gene encoding collagen alpha-1(I) chain-like, producing the protein MRALAFVPLLVATVLAAPQYGQPPAAGETVSITKEQWASLNPYGSASSYPAAERPQIEEIQKQWERFYEYLPWLKGPPGPPGPQGSPGSAGSSGGSAYGGSSYSQPQVIPGPPGPPGPPGPAGYKGDAGAPGAPGYSGGPGPQGPAGKPGSPGYPGEKGTPGYNGAPGAPGKPGYNGEKGTPGYNGAPGLPGGPGLPGKDGYNGAPGPAGPKGEAGPPGYTIPSKIPGPPGAPGYPGKDGAPGYPGGPGPVGPVGPAGLQGAPGKPGTNGYPGGPGPKGDAGTPGYAGAPGKDGYPGAPSKIPGPPGPVGPAGSPGYNGAPGKDGLPGGPGYPGKDGKPGAPGYTGAPGQPGKPGKDGLPGPAGTPGYPGGPGPVGPLGKPGAPGYPGGPGPVGPVGPLGPVGPQGKPGSPGYPGGPGPAGPLGPVGPVGPQGKPGSPGYPGPAGPAGPAGSPGQTYEAPAPAYPAPAYPVPAPAYPAPAPIYQQPIYEPPAPSYG; encoded by the exons ATGAGAGCTTTG GCTTTCGTTCCACTTTTGGTTGCCACCGTTTTGGCTGCACCCCAATACGGTCAACCCCCAGCAGCAGGCGAGACTGTTTCCATTACCAAGGAACAGTGGGCCTCTCTGAACCCATACGGGTCTGCTTCTTCCTACCCCGCTGCTGAACGCCCacaaattgaagaaattcaGAAGCAATGGGAGAGATTCTATGAATATCTTCCGTGGTTGAAGGGACCTCCAGGCCCACCAGGCCCACAAGGATCTCCTGGATCTGCCGGATCATCTGGAGGAAGCGCCTACGGAGGTTCTAGCTACTCACAACCTCAAGTTATCCCTGGACCACCCGGCCCACCTGGACCTCCAGGACCTGCTGGATATAAGGGAGATGCTGGGGCTCCAGGAGCTCCTGGCTACTCTGGAGGACCCGGACCTCAAGGCCCTGCTGGCAAACCTGGTTCACCTGGCTATCCTGGAGAAAAAGGAACACCAGGCTACAATGGAGCTCCCGGAGCACCTGGTAAACCTGGCTACAACGGAGAAAAGGGAACCCCTGGTTACAATGGAGCACCTGGTTTACCTGGAGGCCCTGGACTTCCCGGCAAAGACGGTTACAATGGAGCTCCCGGACCTGCAGGACCTAAAGGTGAAGCTGGCCCACCAGGTTACACTATCCCATCCAAGATCCCAGGCCCACCAGGTGCACCTGGCTACCCGGGCAAAGACGGAGCTCCTGGTTACCCTGGTGGTCCCGGACCCGTTGGCCCAGTTGGCCCTGCTGGACTTCAAGGAGCTCCTGGCAAACCGGGCACCAATGGTTATCCTGGAGGTCCCGGACCTAAGGGCGACGCTGGAACTCCTGGTTATGCTGGAGCCCCAGGCAAAGATGGATACCCCGGCGCACCTAGCAAGATCCCTGGTCCACCTGGTCCCGTTGGACCTGCTGGATCCCCTGGCTACAATGGCGCTCCTGGCAAGGATGGTCTCCCTGGCGGCCCTGGATACCCAGGCAAAGATGGAAAGCCCGGAGCTCCTGGATACACTG GTGCACCTGGCCAACCAGGTAAGCCCGGTAAAGATGGTCTTCCCGGCCCTGCCGGAACTCCTGGTTACCCTGGCGGCCCAGGCCCCGTTGGCCCACTAGGTAAACCCGGTGCTCCTGGATACCCTGGTGGTCCAGGACCAGTTGGTCCAGTAGGACCTCTCGGCCCAGTCGGCCCACAAGGCAAACCAGGCAGTCCAGGTTACCCAGGTGGCCCTGGACCAGCTGGTCCTCTTGGACCTGTTGGACCCGTCGGACCTCAAGGTAAACCAGGATCTCCTGGTTATCCAGGTCCCGCTGGACCAGCAGGACCTGCCGGTTCTCCAGGCCAGACTTACGAAGCACCGGCCCCGGCTTACCCAGCTCCAGCTTACCCAGTCCCTGCTCCAGCTTATCCGGCACCGGCTCCAATCTATCAACAACCCATTTACGAGCCCCCAGCACCAAGCTATGGTTAA